Proteins from a single region of Urocitellus parryii isolate mUroPar1 chromosome 4, mUroPar1.hap1, whole genome shotgun sequence:
- the LOC144254289 gene encoding tripartite motif-containing protein 64-like, with amino-acid sequence MDSHVLQDFQSELTCSICMNYFLEPVTIDCGHTSCRPCLFLCWEEAQMPMCCPECKEIVENSDFRTNIMLKKLASLARQATPPSDSRSGEQLCRTHGEKKWLFCEVDKSLLCSPCSDSPEHVVHSYSPVAWAAEEYRVSDGPEEKLLNKMDPLWQMTQDMQDNLNEEINKCQSFVDYVVLRKNMIQVQYHMMHKFHVEEERFQLETLEREAQEIFQQLRDSEIIMAQHRERLKEMYRELTDMCHKPDMELLQDLGDIFERIELLEMEKPKPVNPELSSLHITGILDMLNKFRVNNGTIQGWANCYMSLSHEDRNNIFGDDGGTKDPQTVESYVIWSAEGFTSGRHYWEVDVGNTSNWILGVCKDFMISDTFDSEKAFFLFSLKKNNHCRIFTNSPPLIQYVQRPEGRVGVFLDYDNEIMSFYDVSRCSLIYSFSLPFLTSPLNPFLFLDSP; translated from the exons ATGGATTCCCATGTCTTGCAAGACTTCCAGAGTGAACTCACATGCTCCATTTGCATGAATTACTTCTTAGAACCTGTCACCATAGACTGTGGACATACCTCTTGCCGACCCTGCCTCTTTCTCTGCTGGGAGGAAGCCCAAATGCCAATGTGCTGCCCTGAGTGCAAAGAAATAGTAGAGAATTCAGACTTCAGGACCAACATCATGCTCAAGAAGCTGGCTTCTCTTGCCAGACAGGCCACACCTCCCTCTGACAGCAGGTCTGGGGAGCAGCTCTGCAGGACACATGGGGAGAAAAAGTGGCTCTTCTGTGAGGTGGACAAGAGCCTGCTCTGTTCACCCTGCTCTGACTCACCCGAACATGTGGTTCACAGCTACAGCCCAGTGGCATGGGCGGCAGAAGAGTACAGGGTGAGTGATGGGCCTGAA GAAAAACTGCTAAATAAAATGGATCCTTTATGGCAAATGACTCAGGATATGCAAGATAatctaaatgaagaaattaacaaatgtcAGTCTTTTGTG GACTATGTAGTCTTAAGGAAGAATATGATCCAAGTTCAATATCACATGATGCATAAGTTTCACGTGGAGGAGGAGCGATTTCAACTGGAGACACTAGAAAGAGAAGCACAGGAGATTTTTCAACAACTCAGAGACAGTGAAATCATAATGGCCCAACACAGGGAAAGGCTGAAGGAAATGTACAGGGAGCTGACTGACATGTGCCATAAGCCTGACATGGAGTTGCTCCAG gacTTAGGGGACATATTTGAAAG AATTGAGTTGCTGGAGATGGAGAAGCCCAAGCCAGTGAACCCAGAGCTCTCTTCATTACACATCACTGGAATCTTGGATATGCTGAACAAGTTCCGAG TGAACAATGGAACTATTCAAGGATGGGCCAATTGCTATATGAGCCTTTCTCATGAagatagaaataatatatttggaGATGATGGTGGAACTAAAGATCCCCAGACAGTTGAGAGTTACGTTATATGGAGTGCTGAGGGATTTACCTCTGGTagacactactgggaggtggatGTGGGGAACACCTCCAACTGGATTCTCGGCGTCTGTAAAGATTTTATGATAAGTGACACTTTTGATTCTGAGAaagcatttttcctattttccttaaAGAAGAACAACCACTGTAGAATCTTTACCAACTCCCCACCTTTAATTCAGTATGTACAAAGACCTGAGGGTCGGGTTGGGGTATTTCTAGATTATGACAATGAAATTATGAGTTTCTATGATGTTTCCCGATGTTCCCTCATATAcagtttctctcttcccttcttgaCCTCACCTCTgaatccttttcttttccttgattcTCCATAA